One genomic segment of Mastomys coucha isolate ucsf_1 unplaced genomic scaffold, UCSF_Mcou_1 pScaffold22, whole genome shotgun sequence includes these proteins:
- the Bst1 gene encoding ADP-ribosyl cyclase/cyclic ADP-ribose hydrolase 2, whose product MAVQGSVLSLWLWLWLSLLPVLLEAIAAGARWSGEGTTPHLQSIFLGRCAEYTTLLSLGNKNCTAIWEAFKGVLDKDPCSVLPSDYDLFINLSRHSIPRDKSLFWENNHLLVMSYSENTQRFMPLCDVLYGNVGDFLSWCRQENASGLDYQSCPTSEDCENNAVDSYWKSASMQYSRDSSGVINVMLNGSEPKGAYPTKGFFADFEIPYLQKDKVTRIEIWVMHEVGRPHVESCGEGSVKILEDRLEALGFQHSCTNDYRPVKFLMCVDHSTHRDCVMNSASASMKRARPSLYAIGDASLIISLLVALASSSQV is encoded by the exons ATGGCGGTCCAGGGAAGCGTGTTGTCTCTGtggctgtggctatggctgtCCTTGCTGCCGGTGCTGCTGGAAGCGATAGCTGCGGGAGCGCGGTGGAGCGGGGAGGGTACCACGCCTCACCTCCAGAGCATCTTCCTGGGCCGCTGCGCGGAGTACACCACGCTGCTGAGCCTGGG GAACAAAAACTGCACAGCCATCTGGGAGGCCTTTAAGGGGGTGCTGGACAAGGACCCCTGCTCTGTGCTCCCCTCGGACTATGATCTCTTCATTAACCTCTCCAGGCACTCCATTCCTAGGGACAAG TCACTGTTCTGGGAAAATAACCACCTACTCGTGATGAGCTATTCAGAGAACACCCAGCGCTTTATGCCGCTGTGCGACGTTCTGTATGGCAACGTTGGCGATTTCTTAAGCTGGTGTCGACAGGAAAATGCTTCTG GACTTGATTACCAATCCTGTCCCACATCAGAAGACTGTGAAAACAATGCTGTGGACTCCTATTGGAAAAGTGCATCCATGCAG TATTCAAGAGACAGTTCAGGGGTGATCAATGTCATGCTGAATGGCTCAGAGCCAAAAGGAGCCTATCCCACAAAAGG GTTTTTTGCAGATTTTGAAATCCCATATTTACAAAAGGATAAAGTCACAAGAATTGAGATCTGGGTCATGCATGAAGTTGGACGACCCCATGT GGAATCCTGTGGCGAAGGCAGTGTGAAGATCCTGGAAGACAGACTGGAGGCCTTGGGGTTCCAGCACAGCTGTACCAATGACTACCG ACCAGTGAAGTTCTTGATGTGTGTGGACCACAGCACTCACCGGGACTGTGTCATGAACTC AGCCTCAGCATCTATGAAGAGGGCGAGACCATCTCTTTATGCAATAGGAGACGCCAGCCTTATCATTTCTCTCTTAGTAGCTTTGGCTTCAAGTTCTCAAGTGTGA